A genomic segment from Candidatus Korarchaeum sp. encodes:
- a CDS encoding molybdopterin molybdotransferase MoeA: protein MSKLFDRLSKVDEAISKISTYISNLPSEIVSTERALGRVLAEDIVSPTDLPPYDRVAFDGYAVRSESTFGASPDNPIVLRVIGSSSPGEECGFEIEGMEAVEVATGAPLPKGADSVVPLEYSRRVGEYVEILKQVAPGANVDRAGSDIRKGEVLIKKGTFLGPFEILAISSLNITQVRVVRKPRVCIIASGDELVELGSELKRGKVVNSNVFGIRAIIGELAETRYLGIARDEPDSIKSLIGACDDCDIILTIAGSSVGSKDYLYDVIKSMGGEILVRGLSIMPGKPTVLATLGGKLLVGIPGYPVSAMVATSEVLLPIIQRLLGIRGVEVKARVRAKLSQRVPSSPGVRHYVRVKLNKRGDSYIATPVRIGGAGIVSSLLRSDGFLVVPEEVEGYEEGDEVDVIVYKRWLDLEEGLQTS, encoded by the coding sequence ATGAGCAAGCTCTTCGATAGGCTCAGTAAGGTCGATGAAGCTATCTCGAAGATATCGACCTATATAAGTAATCTCCCGAGCGAGATCGTGAGCACTGAGCGGGCCTTGGGGAGGGTCTTAGCTGAGGACATAGTATCACCTACAGACCTTCCCCCTTACGATAGAGTCGCTTTCGATGGCTACGCAGTGAGATCTGAGAGTACCTTCGGGGCCTCTCCAGATAATCCTATAGTCCTGAGAGTGATAGGATCCTCCTCGCCAGGGGAGGAATGCGGATTTGAGATAGAGGGCATGGAAGCAGTTGAAGTAGCTACCGGAGCCCCCCTCCCGAAAGGTGCCGATTCCGTCGTCCCACTCGAATATTCGAGGAGAGTAGGCGAGTACGTTGAGATATTGAAGCAAGTAGCTCCTGGAGCTAATGTAGATAGAGCTGGGAGCGATATAAGGAAGGGAGAGGTCCTCATCAAGAAGGGGACATTTTTAGGCCCATTCGAAATACTCGCGATATCTTCCTTGAACATAACGCAGGTCAGAGTTGTGAGGAAGCCGAGAGTATGCATTATAGCGAGCGGAGATGAGCTCGTAGAACTTGGATCTGAGCTCAAGAGGGGTAAAGTCGTGAACTCAAATGTATTCGGGATCAGAGCTATCATAGGGGAGTTAGCTGAGACTAGGTATTTAGGTATAGCGAGGGATGAGCCGGATTCTATCAAGAGTCTAATAGGAGCCTGTGATGACTGTGATATCATCTTAACTATAGCTGGGAGCAGCGTCGGGAGTAAGGATTATCTATATGATGTAATAAAGTCGATGGGCGGTGAGATCTTAGTACGAGGCCTCAGCATAATGCCTGGGAAACCTACGGTTCTCGCTACACTAGGAGGGAAGCTCCTAGTCGGGATACCAGGCTACCCTGTATCCGCTATGGTAGCGACTAGCGAGGTACTACTACCGATAATACAGAGGCTCTTGGGGATCAGGGGAGTGGAGGTTAAGGCTAGAGTGAGAGCCAAGCTCTCACAGAGGGTTCCCTCTTCTCCGGGAGTGAGGCATTACGTTAGAGTAAAACTCAATAAGAGAGGTGATTCATACATCGCAACCCCAGTGAGGATAGGCGGCGCTGGTATAGTGAGCTCCCTCTTGAGATCTGACGGCTTCCTCGTAGTCCCCGAGGAAGTCGAGGGATATGAGGAAGGTGATGAAGTAGATGTGATAGTTTACAAGAGGTGGTTGGATCTTGAGGAAGGTCTTCAGACATCTTAA
- a CDS encoding molybdopterin biosynthesis protein, with product MRKVFRHLKSLEEVKELIMRYERPERRERIPIWDAFGRILAEDVVSSVDVPGFDRVMLDGYAVRAEDTFWADEDNPVELKVVGVASAGHPFQGEVGEGEAVEVATGAPMPRGANSVVKEEFTVRRGDSILVMRSVAPGENVQGAGSDVRVGETIAYRGTRLTAREIGMLAAAGIREVEVFSRPRVGIFSTGDELAQLGEPLGYGKIYDVNSPSLMASVLEDGGEPTFLGILPDDYEAIRDSLEREIGKFDIILISGSTSVGAGDVMYRVLEELGPPGVIVHGIAMHPGKPTIIAEARGKLVIGLPGYPTSCLTVYREIVSPLIRKWSGRPLETGKEIIGRAAERIIGERGRRDLLPVHVVRDEEFLVFPVPTGSEAISTLSRADGYVEMEELEEIIEEGETVRVKLFTDKIADISIIGSHCIGLELIMAEMRRRGFHVKSVFVGSSGGFKAIARGEADLAGVHALDPETMEYNVPFMRKFSIEDKAVLIRGYKRVQGLIVAKGNPKGIRGIRDILERRDIVIMNRNKGSGTRILLDHLLKVEADRIGMDISEAIKEIRGYWNEAKSHNAVAIAVKNGIADVGIGIKTVAALYNLDFIPIAEESYDFLIRRSSMRKRAVEEFINILREFRSKLNELDGIEADDDIGLPISP from the coding sequence TTGAGGAAGGTCTTCAGACATCTTAAGAGCTTAGAGGAAGTTAAGGAATTGATTATGAGATACGAGAGACCGGAAAGGAGGGAAAGAATACCTATTTGGGATGCTTTCGGTAGGATCTTAGCCGAAGATGTCGTATCGAGTGTAGATGTACCGGGATTCGATAGGGTGATGCTCGATGGTTACGCTGTGAGGGCGGAGGATACATTCTGGGCCGATGAGGATAATCCCGTCGAGCTCAAGGTAGTGGGAGTGGCTTCAGCTGGGCATCCCTTCCAGGGGGAGGTGGGGGAGGGGGAGGCTGTCGAAGTAGCTACCGGTGCTCCAATGCCTAGAGGAGCCAATTCCGTCGTTAAGGAAGAGTTCACTGTGAGGAGAGGCGATAGTATCCTTGTAATGAGATCAGTAGCTCCTGGGGAGAATGTGCAAGGAGCTGGATCTGATGTGAGAGTCGGTGAGACTATAGCTTACAGGGGGACGAGGCTGACAGCTAGGGAGATAGGGATGCTCGCTGCAGCCGGTATAAGGGAAGTAGAAGTGTTCTCGAGACCTAGGGTGGGGATATTCTCGACAGGGGATGAGTTAGCTCAACTGGGGGAGCCTTTAGGATATGGGAAGATATACGACGTGAACTCACCATCCCTCATGGCTTCCGTGCTAGAGGACGGAGGGGAGCCCACTTTCCTAGGCATACTCCCAGATGATTATGAAGCTATAAGGGATTCTCTTGAGAGGGAGATCGGGAAATTCGATATCATCCTGATTTCAGGGAGCACTAGTGTCGGAGCTGGTGATGTTATGTATAGAGTACTCGAGGAACTAGGCCCACCAGGCGTCATCGTCCACGGTATAGCTATGCACCCGGGGAAACCGACTATAATAGCTGAGGCGAGAGGGAAACTTGTGATAGGCCTCCCAGGCTATCCCACGAGCTGCCTCACGGTTTATAGGGAGATAGTCTCCCCTCTCATAAGGAAGTGGAGCGGCAGGCCTCTGGAGACTGGGAAGGAGATAATCGGAAGGGCCGCGGAGAGGATAATCGGGGAGAGGGGGAGGAGGGATCTACTCCCCGTCCATGTAGTGAGGGATGAGGAGTTCTTAGTTTTCCCTGTCCCAACTGGATCTGAGGCTATTTCGACGCTCTCGAGAGCGGATGGTTACGTTGAGATGGAGGAGCTTGAGGAGATCATAGAGGAAGGGGAAACCGTTAGAGTGAAGCTCTTCACAGATAAGATCGCTGATATCTCTATAATAGGTAGCCATTGCATCGGATTAGAGTTGATAATGGCTGAGATGAGGAGGAGGGGGTTCCACGTTAAATCTGTATTCGTCGGATCCTCCGGGGGGTTCAAAGCAATAGCTAGAGGGGAAGCCGATCTAGCTGGAGTGCATGCACTCGATCCGGAGACTATGGAGTATAACGTACCTTTCATGCGGAAGTTCTCGATAGAGGATAAGGCTGTCCTGATAAGGGGCTATAAGAGAGTCCAGGGCCTCATAGTAGCGAAGGGGAACCCCAAGGGGATAAGGGGGATCAGGGATATCCTTGAGAGGAGGGATATCGTTATCATGAACAGGAATAAGGGCTCGGGCACTAGGATACTGCTAGATCATCTCCTTAAGGTAGAAGCCGATAGGATAGGTATGGATATCTCCGAAGCCATCAAGGAAATCAGAGGCTACTGGAACGAGGCTAAATCCCATAACGCAGTTGCCATAGCTGTTAAGAATGGTATCGCTGACGTGGGGATCGGGATAAAGACTGTAGCTGCACTTTACAATCTAGATTTTATTCCAATAGCTGAGGAAAGTTATGATTTCTTGATCAGGAGATCCTCAATGAGAAAGAGAGCTGTCGAGGAATTCATCAATATTTTGAGGGAATTCAGAAGTAAGCTAAATGAATTGGATGGCATTGAGGCTGATGATGATATAGGCCTCCCTATTAGCCCCTAG
- a CDS encoding MogA/MoaB family molybdenum cofactor biosynthesis protein yields the protein MGVPEEHKRGAPQKLSYSVFVVSTSRFFDESKEDLTGKVAVEIIEASGNLVVRKEVIPDDEGLIRASLIRAAEDSDVIIFCGGTGVSPSDITPEAIGPLLKKELPGFGEIFRWLSYSQIGSSAIASRASAGFYLKSLVFMLPGSPDAVKLALEKLIIPEAPHLIKLARG from the coding sequence ATGGGAGTACCTGAGGAACACAAGAGGGGAGCCCCCCAGAAGCTGAGCTATTCGGTATTCGTAGTCAGTACATCTAGGTTCTTTGATGAGAGCAAGGAGGACCTAACGGGGAAGGTCGCTGTGGAGATTATAGAGGCCTCAGGGAATCTAGTCGTGAGGAAGGAGGTGATACCTGATGATGAAGGTCTAATAAGGGCATCTTTGATAAGGGCAGCTGAGGACTCCGATGTGATAATATTCTGCGGGGGGACCGGTGTCAGCCCCTCAGATATAACGCCAGAAGCTATAGGGCCATTACTTAAGAAGGAACTTCCCGGATTCGGGGAGATATTCAGATGGCTAAGTTACTCTCAGATAGGTAGCTCAGCTATCGCTAGCAGGGCTTCAGCTGGATTTTACTTAAAATCACTCGTCTTCATGCTCCCGGGATCACCGGACGCTGTTAAGCTAGCTCTCGAGAAGTTGATAATACCTGAGGCCCCTCACTTGATCAAACTCGCTAGGGGCTAA
- a CDS encoding metal-dependent transcriptional regulator, translated as MAELRVKITPGLQEYLTAIYRLQRRGKAVGVKELADELDVTLPSVIDALKRLSKAGLVNYNRYRKVTLTESGEKSAILIMNKEEIFYEFLKEILGIEDERAREEACWMEHGVSWESAERLKLFIEFLRENMYDINEEFKKYINKRQNFTT; from the coding sequence ATGGCGGAGCTTCGAGTTAAAATAACTCCAGGGCTTCAGGAGTACCTCACAGCAATCTACAGATTACAGAGGAGGGGGAAGGCCGTCGGAGTTAAGGAACTCGCGGATGAGCTCGATGTCACATTACCGAGTGTGATAGATGCATTGAAGAGACTCTCTAAGGCCGGTTTAGTCAATTACAATAGGTACAGGAAGGTCACTCTCACGGAGAGCGGGGAGAAATCCGCAATACTCATAATGAATAAAGAGGAGATTTTCTACGAGTTCCTCAAGGAGATCTTAGGGATAGAGGATGAGAGAGCTAGGGAGGAGGCATGCTGGATGGAGCATGGGGTGAGTTGGGAGAGTGCTGAGAGGTTAAAATTATTCATCGAATTTCTGAGGGAAAATATGTATGATATAAACGAAGAGTTCAAAAAATATATAAATAAGAGACAGAATTTCACTACCTAG
- a CDS encoding ferredoxin, whose amino-acid sequence MPKYLIEQDRESCIADGVCASLCPDNWIIDEDGLASPVKKELDDLGCNMEAAQACPVNIIHIYEVQPDGSKKQLI is encoded by the coding sequence ATGCCCAAGTACTTGATAGAGCAGGATAGGGAGAGTTGCATAGCCGATGGTGTCTGCGCATCCCTCTGCCCGGACAACTGGATCATAGATGAGGATGGGCTGGCTTCCCCCGTAAAGAAGGAGCTCGATGATCTCGGTTGCAACATGGAAGCTGCCCAAGCCTGCCCCGTCAATATAATACATATATACGAGGTTCAGCCGGACGGCTCCAAGAAGCAGTTGATCTAA
- the rpiA gene encoding ribose-5-phosphate isomerase RpiA — MIELEKRVVAREALKLIGDARLVGLGSGSTVAIFVEELAKSDRADKVSVIPSSKQIEEVAKDKGLKVIHPDDERPEITIDGADEIDSNLNLLKGGGGALLREKVLAYNSSTYVIIADHTKLVEKLCSKRALPVEVLPYGISWTLYNLKRKLNCDAGIRMKDLTPFITDNGNLIVDISCPPIEDPASMESEIKGVPGVVEVGIFVGLADLVLIARGSEVKVIRQGF, encoded by the coding sequence ATGATAGAGTTAGAGAAGAGGGTAGTGGCTAGGGAAGCGCTCAAATTGATAGGGGATGCGAGATTAGTGGGCCTAGGCTCCGGATCCACGGTAGCTATATTCGTGGAGGAGTTAGCTAAATCCGATAGGGCGGATAAAGTATCGGTTATACCATCATCTAAGCAGATAGAGGAGGTAGCTAAGGATAAGGGCCTTAAGGTTATTCACCCTGATGACGAGAGGCCTGAGATAACTATAGATGGTGCTGATGAGATAGATAGTAATTTGAACTTGCTGAAGGGGGGAGGTGGTGCTTTACTGAGGGAGAAAGTTCTAGCATACAACAGTTCAACTTACGTGATTATAGCGGATCACACGAAATTAGTGGAGAAGCTCTGCTCAAAGAGAGCTCTCCCAGTTGAAGTACTACCTTATGGGATCTCTTGGACACTCTATAATCTCAAGAGGAAACTCAATTGCGATGCTGGGATCAGGATGAAGGATCTAACGCCCTTCATAACGGACAATGGTAACCTGATAGTGGATATATCATGCCCCCCGATAGAGGATCCCGCTTCTATGGAGAGCGAGATAAAGGGAGTGCCGGGCGTCGTTGAAGTAGGTATATTCGTCGGCTTAGCGGATTTAGTCCTAATAGCGAGGGGAAGCGAGGTCAAGGTCATACGCCAGGGTTTTTAA
- a CDS encoding TGS domain-containing protein — protein MPTNLPPEAQAKWEEYSKAKTPEEKLQKLKEFYSLIPKHKGTEKMEKFVKRRISELKEEIERKKAAKKSKGVSLMVEKRGAAQMVLIGFTNSGRSTLLAKLTNAKPSISPNPFTTMRPVEGMMEISGTQIQIVEAPPLILEAQGGPTNLAVALAKNSDVLGITVSSLDDPLDSLSKIFSLLESREISLERPTGRVRIKRSKAAPALIIMNKGRLIDCSEGDVRELLLQFGIDRAWVEIEGYVKLEDVEEAIFGEKSYKPAIIFLTKYDIVEDKGLVEEVKKLYGDKVMGIIPSPTGLPSKEELGEMILKELGLIRVFTKSKNEKYPSDKAVILSRNSSVIDLAELIHESFRERFKYAKVWAKRLPYSPMRVGPDFLLEDGDVVEIVVG, from the coding sequence ATGCCGACCAACCTCCCACCAGAGGCTCAGGCTAAGTGGGAGGAGTACTCCAAAGCTAAAACCCCGGAGGAGAAGCTCCAGAAACTTAAGGAGTTCTACTCATTAATACCTAAGCATAAGGGAACAGAGAAAATGGAGAAATTCGTCAAGAGGAGGATATCTGAGCTTAAAGAGGAAATAGAAAGGAAAAAAGCAGCAAAGAAGAGTAAAGGAGTATCTTTAATGGTTGAGAAGAGAGGAGCAGCACAAATGGTCCTTATAGGGTTCACAAATTCCGGAAGGAGCACCCTCTTAGCTAAATTAACGAACGCTAAGCCTTCAATATCCCCGAACCCCTTCACTACTATGAGACCCGTTGAGGGGATGATGGAGATATCCGGTACCCAGATCCAAATAGTTGAGGCGCCCCCACTCATACTTGAGGCTCAGGGAGGCCCAACGAACCTAGCAGTCGCTCTAGCGAAGAACTCAGATGTCCTAGGGATAACAGTGAGCTCTCTCGATGACCCTCTGGATTCCCTCTCTAAGATATTCTCACTCTTAGAGTCTAGGGAGATATCTCTAGAGAGGCCGACCGGTAGGGTCAGGATAAAGAGGAGTAAAGCGGCCCCCGCTCTTATAATAATGAATAAGGGGAGGCTAATTGATTGCTCTGAGGGGGATGTGAGGGAGCTACTGCTCCAATTCGGGATAGATAGGGCTTGGGTTGAGATAGAAGGATATGTGAAGCTCGAGGATGTTGAGGAAGCGATATTCGGGGAGAAGAGTTACAAACCAGCGATAATCTTCCTGACGAAATATGATATCGTCGAGGATAAGGGTTTGGTGGAGGAAGTCAAGAAGCTCTACGGAGATAAGGTCATGGGGATAATACCCTCACCCACTGGACTCCCATCTAAAGAGGAGCTAGGGGAGATGATACTCAAGGAACTGGGGCTCATAAGAGTATTCACGAAATCTAAGAACGAGAAATATCCATCGGATAAGGCAGTTATTCTATCTAGGAATTCGAGCGTGATAGACCTAGCGGAGTTAATCCACGAGTCATTCAGGGAGAGGTTCAAGTACGCTAAGGTATGGGCTAAGAGGCTCCCCTACTCCCCGATGAGAGTGGGTCCGGATTTCCTCCTGGAGGACGGGGATGTAGTCGAGATAGTGGTGGGCTGA
- a CDS encoding multiprotein bridging factor aMBF1, translating to MSGEVYVCELCGGTFYGKPVIVDLDGYKASLCNNCARKVKKVKRKEEGATLPQKKLEKPLEKPSLSKPMELRIPKREKEEIELVEDYGRKIREAREALGLSIEQVAAALNIKASLLRNIESERVVPSFEVARSIEKLLEVSIIQRNPERSYVTSSAPQQVYSSITLGEAVEVKRKRRKR from the coding sequence TTGTCGGGGGAAGTTTACGTCTGTGAGTTATGCGGGGGGACCTTCTATGGGAAGCCCGTTATAGTGGATCTAGATGGCTATAAAGCATCTCTATGCAATAACTGTGCTAGAAAAGTCAAGAAAGTTAAGAGGAAAGAGGAGGGAGCTACTCTACCTCAGAAGAAATTAGAAAAACCCTTAGAGAAGCCCTCCCTCAGTAAGCCTATGGAACTCAGGATCCCCAAGAGGGAGAAGGAGGAGATCGAGCTCGTTGAGGATTACGGGAGGAAGATAAGAGAAGCTAGGGAAGCTCTTGGCCTATCAATAGAACAAGTAGCTGCGGCATTGAATATAAAAGCATCGCTCCTCAGGAATATAGAATCTGAGAGAGTCGTCCCGAGCTTCGAGGTAGCTAGGAGTATAGAGAAGCTTCTAGAGGTCTCTATAATACAGAGAAATCCTGAGAGGTCGTATGTCACTAGTTCAGCCCCTCAACAAGTTTATAGCTCTATCACGCTTGGAGAAGCAGTAGAAGTTAAGAGGAAGAGGAGGAAGAGGTGA
- a CDS encoding nascent polypeptide-associated complex protein: MKRIRPRDLDRMMKSMGIQVQGIDAIEVLIKLSSGESIIIRDPQVSLMRVGGEEIYQIIGRSERLSVETEYSPSEEDVMLVATQAGVDPDRARKALIETHGDLAEAIIRLKEGLI; encoded by the coding sequence ATGAAGAGGATAAGGCCCAGGGACTTAGATAGGATGATGAAGAGCATGGGGATTCAAGTTCAGGGCATAGATGCGATAGAAGTATTGATAAAATTGAGTAGCGGTGAGTCTATAATCATAAGGGACCCCCAAGTCTCGCTCATGAGAGTGGGCGGTGAGGAAATTTATCAGATAATCGGGAGATCCGAGAGATTGAGCGTTGAAACGGAGTACTCACCATCTGAGGAGGATGTGATGTTAGTAGCAACTCAAGCGGGAGTAGATCCCGATAGAGCGAGGAAGGCTCTCATAGAGACGCATGGGGATCTTGCGGAGGCGATAATCAGACTGAAGGAGGGTTTAATTTGA
- a CDS encoding HIT domain-containing protein: MRRLWAIWRMPYIKLLASEGGKECIFCKLPKENSDKENLILHRSSNSFMIMNKYPYNPGHLMVAPYRHVANLDELNDDELIDIMNLVRLSIRILKEAMRPDGFNIGMNVGKAAGAGFEGHIHIHIVPRWIGDANFMPIVSDTKVISEALSSTYDELKRVLDDLIAKSKS; the protein is encoded by the coding sequence TTGAGGAGGCTCTGGGCCATCTGGAGGATGCCTTACATAAAACTATTGGCTAGTGAGGGTGGGAAAGAGTGCATTTTTTGCAAACTACCGAAGGAGAACAGTGATAAGGAGAACTTGATACTCCACAGATCCAGCAACTCCTTCATGATAATGAACAAGTACCCCTATAATCCGGGCCACCTGATGGTCGCACCATACAGGCATGTAGCCAACCTCGATGAGTTGAACGATGACGAGCTCATTGATATCATGAATCTCGTGAGGCTCTCCATAAGGATTTTGAAAGAGGCAATGAGACCGGATGGATTCAACATAGGGATGAACGTGGGTAAGGCTGCTGGCGCTGGTTTCGAGGGCCACATACACATACATATAGTGCCTAGATGGATCGGGGACGCTAACTTCATGCCGATAGTGAGTGACACGAAAGTGATAAGCGAGGCACTATCTAGCACTTACGATGAGCTCAAGAGAGTCTTAGACGATCTGATAGCTAAATCTAAATCTTAA
- a CDS encoding DUF2110 family protein: MTREFFIQERIPEDLNVDAVLEELGWEMMQLMRGIEVEALDLDIEDCWVKVKVSGADEGAAENLISRTYGRLKRVEEVRVGEIFKGFITDLGEVGYGIYFKAFLGEKDGLYPLYEMRRQLVDEKKLSVRAIANIYGFMNDMSMEINVTKIDEKGIYISLSQRQVRIMRDMVNMGREILFIVRATPKQVKRALNRTGHFRDVSLVRRSFLSHMLICKRKTQAKGLIPRLGPYLPGAKFSTISQDKFRKLTEVNFLNHPTQ, from the coding sequence TTGACTAGAGAGTTCTTCATACAGGAGAGGATCCCGGAGGATCTGAACGTCGACGCAGTTCTCGAGGAACTAGGTTGGGAGATGATGCAATTGATGAGGGGTATAGAGGTAGAAGCGCTGGACCTCGATATCGAGGACTGTTGGGTTAAGGTGAAGGTGAGCGGAGCTGATGAGGGAGCTGCAGAGAACTTGATCTCTAGGACGTACGGGAGGCTGAAGAGAGTTGAGGAAGTGAGGGTAGGGGAGATTTTCAAGGGTTTCATAACGGATCTCGGTGAAGTTGGCTATGGTATTTACTTCAAGGCTTTTCTTGGGGAAAAAGATGGACTCTATCCGCTCTATGAGATGAGGAGACAACTCGTTGATGAGAAGAAGCTCTCAGTAAGAGCTATAGCTAATATTTATGGTTTCATGAATGATATGTCGATGGAGATAAATGTAACCAAGATAGATGAGAAGGGGATTTACATCTCACTATCTCAGAGGCAAGTCCGCATTATGAGGGACATGGTCAATATGGGGAGGGAGATATTATTCATAGTTAGGGCCACACCTAAGCAAGTTAAGAGAGCCCTGAATAGGACGGGGCACTTCAGAGATGTCTCCTTAGTTAGGAGATCGTTCCTCTCCCACATGCTCATATGCAAGCGTAAGACTCAAGCTAAGGGGCTAATACCGAGGCTTGGGCCGTATCTCCCCGGCGCTAAGTTCTCGACGATATCTCAAGATAAGTTCCGCAAGTTAACGGAAGTCAACTTTTTAAATCATCCCACTCAATAG
- a CDS encoding radical SAM protein translates to MPIEEGGFYDRDPRVFELKVAIVYPGPYRVAVSSLGHQILYFMMNSIDGVMAERFVSDLNGSVESGRPLDEFDIVLATLHFEGQYPVLLRMIEGIKKPVLVGGPAVSFNPLPMSPLVSAVGLGDFEELIGEILKVKDEGIASLPPKFFVYELRNRAKFNRTPRLRPLRDQIRVVESGVTLNKFLLEISRGCGWGCRFCGIGWHWRPRLDAPISEVREAIEYASDLGFSEIYIIGSDAASSKAMKDVLWEIVERGLRASIPSIRADQVDSDLLDLIRRTGGRMITIAPETGSDRLKGIINKRIDNDEVIRIAEEAKDKGLRHIKLYFMIGLPFEQESDVIESVKLASKVNSIIRAKITLSVFVPKAGTPFELSPLVREIDFRRRASLFWKEFKEELNISHYGRAYVQALLSLGGFEMSEILRKGYKRPFNRWTYKSIARDLGIDADRIVYGERETPWWDYVDNIPKDFIRGEYERAKSGLPSPSCDEFCSECAIGCLMK, encoded by the coding sequence ATGCCTATCGAGGAGGGTGGATTTTACGATAGGGATCCCAGGGTCTTCGAGCTGAAAGTCGCTATCGTCTATCCGGGTCCATATAGAGTAGCTGTGAGCTCCCTGGGGCACCAGATCCTCTATTTCATGATGAATTCTATAGATGGAGTGATGGCTGAGAGGTTCGTGAGCGACCTCAATGGCTCTGTGGAGAGCGGTAGGCCCCTGGATGAATTCGATATCGTTCTAGCTACTCTGCATTTCGAGGGACAGTATCCGGTATTACTCAGGATGATAGAGGGAATAAAGAAGCCTGTATTAGTTGGAGGACCTGCTGTTAGTTTCAATCCCCTCCCCATGAGCCCCCTCGTCTCTGCGGTTGGTTTAGGAGATTTTGAGGAGCTCATCGGGGAGATCTTAAAGGTCAAGGATGAGGGAATTGCCTCCCTTCCCCCGAAGTTCTTCGTCTATGAGCTCAGGAATAGAGCTAAGTTCAATAGGACCCCCCGTTTGAGACCCCTACGCGATCAAATAAGGGTCGTTGAGAGCGGAGTCACTTTGAATAAATTCCTCTTAGAGATATCTAGGGGTTGTGGGTGGGGGTGTAGGTTCTGCGGTATAGGGTGGCACTGGAGACCCCGTTTAGATGCCCCGATTAGCGAGGTGAGGGAAGCTATAGAATACGCTTCGGATCTGGGCTTCAGTGAGATCTACATAATAGGATCTGATGCAGCTTCATCGAAAGCTATGAAGGATGTACTCTGGGAGATAGTTGAGAGGGGGTTGAGGGCTAGCATCCCATCCATAAGGGCCGATCAAGTGGATAGTGATCTCCTCGATCTGATAAGGAGGACGGGGGGGAGGATGATAACTATAGCCCCTGAGACGGGGAGCGATAGATTGAAGGGGATAATAAACAAGAGGATAGATAATGATGAGGTGATCAGGATTGCCGAGGAGGCTAAGGACAAGGGGTTGAGACATATAAAGCTTTACTTCATGATAGGGCTCCCCTTCGAGCAAGAATCAGACGTAATTGAATCCGTTAAACTAGCTAGCAAAGTCAATTCCATAATCAGGGCGAAGATAACCTTGAGTGTATTCGTACCGAAGGCCGGGACGCCTTTCGAACTTTCCCCCTTGGTTAGAGAGATCGATTTCAGGAGGAGAGCTTCTCTCTTCTGGAAGGAGTTTAAGGAGGAGCTGAATATCTCTCATTACGGAAGGGCTTATGTACAAGCCCTCCTCTCCTTAGGAGGGTTTGAAATGAGTGAGATATTGAGGAAGGGGTACAAGAGACCGTTCAACAGGTGGACTTATAAGTCTATAGCGAGGGACCTCGGTATAGATGCCGATCGGATAGTCTATGGGGAGAGGGAGACGCCTTGGTGGGATTACGTCGACAATATACCCAAGGATTTCATCAGGGGGGAGTATGAGAGAGCGAAGAGTGGACTGCCCTCACCATCCTGCGATGAATTTTGCTCCGAATGTGCTATCGGGTGCCTTATGAAGTGA
- the hxlB gene encoding 6-phospho-3-hexuloisomerase, translated as MMGTPVVDKIGKLIEVVKENLSTVDEESANMFIKALFRTMGEGKIFVVGAGRSGLVAKAFAMRLLHVGFQVYVVGETVTPSMRSGDLLIAVSGSGETKFPVTAAQVAKSVGAHVVAITSYPNSTLGKIADFVVRIGGRVLPEDESRDYFTRQILGIHEPLTPLGTLFELSAMIYLDALISEIVELMGKSEEDLARRHANIE; from the coding sequence GTGATGGGCACGCCAGTAGTTGATAAGATCGGTAAGCTGATAGAAGTCGTTAAGGAAAATCTATCTACAGTCGATGAAGAATCCGCGAATATGTTCATAAAGGCTCTCTTCAGGACTATGGGCGAGGGCAAGATATTCGTAGTCGGGGCCGGTAGATCCGGGCTAGTGGCTAAGGCCTTCGCGATGAGGCTCCTCCACGTCGGCTTCCAAGTTTACGTAGTAGGTGAGACTGTCACTCCATCTATGAGGAGCGGTGATCTACTGATAGCTGTGAGTGGATCTGGGGAGACTAAATTCCCCGTTACAGCAGCTCAAGTAGCTAAGAGCGTTGGGGCCCATGTAGTAGCTATCACGAGTTATCCTAATTCTACATTGGGGAAGATAGCCGATTTCGTTGTCAGGATAGGAGGAAGGGTCCTCCCGGAGGATGAGAGCAGGGATTACTTCACGAGACAGATACTGGGTATACATGAGCCCCTAACACCGCTAGGGACGTTATTCGAGCTTAGCGCCATGATATACTTAGACGCTCTGATATCCGAGATAGTTGAGCTCATGGGGAAGAGTGAAGAGGACCTTGCCAGGAGGCACGCGAACATCGAGTGA